From the genome of Hymenobacter sp. PAMC 26628, one region includes:
- a CDS encoding fatty acid desaturase, with protein sequence MSVSTALSLPTRRVAPAPLAGKGVAAALLIIAAWGGLLAWLLAGYQPNWHAPGPYLLMLLQTHLYTGLFITAHDAMHGVVSPNKRLNNALGTAATVLFAYNWFPNQLPKHHDHHRHVGTQADPDFHPEDHPGFLPWLARFAWNYVTWWQVLLMAVTYNVLKLYFPQANVIAFWMIPAVLATLQLFFFGTYLPHRGEHEPDNRHKSRSQLRHHAWAFATCYFFGYHYEHHDQPYLPWWRLWKTKA encoded by the coding sequence ATGAGCGTATCCACTGCCCTTTCCTTACCTACCCGCCGCGTGGCCCCCGCGCCGCTGGCCGGCAAGGGCGTGGCGGCGGCATTGTTGATTATCGCGGCCTGGGGCGGGCTGCTGGCGTGGCTGCTAGCCGGCTACCAGCCCAACTGGCACGCGCCGGGGCCCTACCTGCTCATGCTGCTCCAAACGCACCTCTATACCGGGTTATTTATCACGGCACATGACGCCATGCACGGCGTGGTAAGCCCCAACAAGCGTCTCAACAACGCCCTGGGCACGGCGGCCACGGTGCTGTTTGCTTACAACTGGTTCCCGAACCAGCTGCCCAAGCACCACGACCACCACCGCCACGTGGGCACGCAAGCCGACCCCGATTTTCACCCCGAAGACCACCCTGGTTTCCTGCCCTGGCTGGCCCGATTCGCCTGGAACTACGTGACCTGGTGGCAAGTACTGCTGATGGCCGTTACCTACAACGTACTGAAACTGTACTTCCCGCAGGCCAACGTCATTGCTTTCTGGATGATACCAGCGGTGTTGGCCACGTTGCAGCTGTTCTTCTTCGGCACCTACCTGCCGCACCGCGGCGAACACGAACCCGACAACCGGCACAAGTCGCGCAGCCAGCTACGGCACCACGCCTGGGCCTTTGCTACGTGCTACTTTTTTGGGTACCACTACGAGCACCACGACCAGCCGTACCTGCCTTGGTGGCGGTTGTGGAAAACTAAAGCCTGA
- the rsmH gene encoding 16S rRNA (cytosine(1402)-N(4))-methyltransferase RsmH, whose protein sequence is MMEPRPNDTAYHRPVLLAECLAGLDVQPGGRYVDVTFGGGGHSARLLERLTTGHLYSFDQDADAEAEAARLARPQFTFVRANFRDLAAELRRRDALPVDGLLADLGVSSHQFDTPERGFSTRFDGPLDMRMDTDGGPTAADVLNDYKEADLHRIFGMYGEVTNARTLAATVVQGRRGRPLATIQELKTAIQSVMPRGKENKYLAQVFQALRIEVNQEMDALQEMLLQTAEVLRPGGRLVVLSYHSLEDRLAKNFIGKGKFFGEVEKDFFGHETKPFTALNRRPEEASAEEVALNSRARSAKLRVAVRN, encoded by the coding sequence ATGATGGAACCGCGCCCCAACGATACCGCCTACCACCGCCCCGTGCTGCTGGCCGAATGCCTGGCCGGGCTCGACGTGCAGCCCGGCGGCCGCTACGTGGACGTGACGTTTGGCGGCGGCGGCCACTCGGCGCGCCTGCTTGAGCGCCTCACCACCGGCCACCTCTACAGCTTCGATCAAGACGCGGACGCCGAGGCCGAAGCCGCTCGCCTGGCGCGGCCGCAGTTCACCTTCGTGCGGGCCAACTTCCGCGACCTGGCCGCCGAGCTGCGCCGCCGCGACGCCCTGCCCGTGGACGGCCTGCTGGCCGACCTGGGCGTGAGCTCGCACCAGTTCGACACGCCGGAACGGGGCTTTTCGACCCGCTTCGACGGACCTCTCGACATGCGCATGGATACCGACGGGGGCCCCACGGCCGCCGACGTGCTCAACGACTACAAAGAAGCCGACCTGCACCGCATCTTCGGCATGTACGGCGAAGTGACCAACGCCCGCACCCTGGCGGCCACCGTGGTGCAGGGCCGCCGCGGCCGTCCGCTGGCCACCATCCAAGAGTTGAAAACGGCCATCCAGAGCGTGATGCCGCGCGGCAAAGAGAACAAGTATTTGGCCCAGGTTTTCCAGGCTTTGCGCATCGAGGTGAACCAGGAAATGGACGCTTTGCAGGAAATGCTGCTGCAAACGGCCGAGGTGCTGCGCCCCGGCGGCCGGCTGGTGGTGCTCAGCTACCACTCGCTGGAAGACCGGCTGGCCAAGAATTTTATTGGCAAGGGGAAGTTTTTTGGGGAGGTAGAAAAGGACTTTTTCGGCCACGAAACCAAGCCGTTCACCGCCCTCAACCGCCGTCCCGAGGAGGCCTCGGCCGAGGAAGTGGCCCTGAACAGCCGCGCCCGCAGTGCTAAATTGCGGGTTGCAGTGCGAAATTAA
- the mraZ gene encoding division/cell wall cluster transcriptional repressor MraZ — translation MHLLSGEYECKLDPKGRLVLPAKVKGNLPDESGNQLVLVRGFEPCLVLYPRAAWRVIHDKVMALDEFNEEYRQFQRNFFRGMTEVELDSISRFMLPRTMLRYAGIEKEAIVVGLGNRCEIWDPARYEEFLIKDQQTFSQQAQKFLATDPALAF, via the coding sequence ATGCACCTGCTCTCCGGCGAATACGAATGCAAGCTCGACCCCAAGGGGCGGCTCGTGCTCCCGGCCAAGGTGAAGGGCAACCTGCCCGACGAGTCGGGCAACCAGCTGGTACTCGTGCGTGGTTTCGAGCCCTGCCTGGTGTTGTACCCCCGGGCCGCCTGGCGCGTCATCCACGACAAAGTGATGGCCCTCGACGAGTTTAACGAGGAGTACCGGCAGTTCCAGCGCAACTTTTTTCGGGGCATGACGGAAGTGGAGCTAGACAGCATCAGCCGCTTTATGCTGCCGCGCACCATGCTGCGCTACGCCGGCATCGAGAAAGAAGCCATCGTGGTGGGCCTGGGCAACCGCTGCGAAATTTGGGACCCCGCTCGTTACGAGGAGTTCCTGATCAAAGACCAACAGACCTTTAGCCAACAGGCCCAGAAATTTTTGGCCACCGACCCCGCCCTGGCCTTTTGA
- a CDS encoding FtsL-like putative cell division protein, with translation MAANTYKPTEAPRRANVPRAPEPAPGPPPAPAAVAPEPVVEAPRPRAAAPERPAPPPRPPRVPRTWSLFSVFDRMTSVDGLFREGLPVRYLPHLLFVMFLTLLYIGNTHYGNRMSRNIQRLKQETEDLRADYTTLKSDYMEASKQSEVARKVAAFGLVESSSPPFRIQVPAGHLDAAALELMPVLTADTLAARAGRDSLAAQRADALAGRRRYASSGTEGEPEIAAAIPEDSLAAATPAPVRRAPKLLMKKTKAKTARKPDDNKLVKKSTKSTTEHKKQAARTQLTTSHRR, from the coding sequence ATGGCTGCCAATACTTATAAACCTACCGAAGCGCCGCGCCGCGCCAACGTGCCCCGGGCCCCCGAGCCGGCGCCCGGGCCCCCGCCTGCGCCGGCCGCCGTTGCGCCGGAGCCCGTGGTGGAGGCCCCGCGCCCGCGCGCGGCGGCTCCCGAGCGCCCCGCCCCACCGCCCCGCCCGCCGCGCGTGCCCCGCACGTGGAGCTTGTTTTCGGTCTTTGACCGGATGACGAGCGTGGACGGGCTCTTCCGCGAGGGCTTGCCGGTGCGCTACCTGCCGCACCTACTGTTCGTGATGTTCCTCACGCTGCTCTACATTGGCAACACGCACTACGGCAACCGCATGAGCCGCAACATCCAGCGCCTCAAGCAGGAAACTGAGGACTTGCGCGCTGACTACACCACGCTGAAATCGGACTACATGGAGGCCAGTAAGCAGAGCGAGGTGGCCCGCAAAGTAGCGGCCTTCGGGCTGGTCGAAAGCTCGTCGCCGCCCTTCCGCATCCAGGTACCGGCCGGCCACCTCGATGCTGCGGCGCTGGAACTCATGCCCGTGCTGACGGCCGACACGCTGGCGGCCCGTGCGGGCCGCGATTCGCTGGCGGCCCAGCGGGCCGACGCTTTGGCTGGCCGCCGCCGCTACGCCAGCTCGGGCACCGAAGGCGAACCCGAAATCGCCGCCGCTATCCCCGAAGACTCGCTGGCCGCCGCGACGCCCGCACCAGTGCGCCGGGCCCCTAAGTTGCTGATGAAGAAGACCAAGGCCAAAACAGCCCGTAAGCCCGACGATAATAAATTAGTTAAAAAAAGTACAAAGAGTACAACCGAGCACAAGAAGCAAGCTGCTCGTACCCAACTCACTACCTCCCACCGTCGATGA
- a CDS encoding T9SS type A sorting domain-containing protein has protein sequence MKHPYSPLTSWLRWLCLCFLLAMPGLGMAQTVTLTPNTAGDPQDFGSVSIGTMSTSKAYTVSGSGVPTNGSISVGIPNMFEGSIDNNTFSPSAIVLTPDAGGNVPNTAIYLRFKPTTTGAQPRTFRASIYDINGDLVTRTSGIALTGTGTPGSPTITVNPNALQSFGSQATNTSSSAKTVAVTGSSLTADITVAAPAGFLVSSDNTTYATTATLAQTGGTVNATLYVKFRPTAAGAYANDITLSSTNATNQTVSVSGTGVLPTPVLTVSSTTLNDFGSVVVGNTSANTYSFTVSGQDLQGNLTVTPPTGFRIRTGSNVFSTNAIVLTPTSGTLANTSIDVRFTPVAVQVYNAAVAVATPNGSGSVTQSVAVSGTGTAAPASATINVTPGAINFGTVTNSGSPNTLSFEVSGTNLTNDIVLTPSQTTILFRNVTAGGSFSSDPLTLVSTSGTVATQTIEVKLVPTVPTGNYTEVINLVSGTTATSSVSVMATNTSGRISDLSVSNPNNYSFTFATRPNSISLSQSFRVSGTNLVQDLTVAPSGPDAGYFQISTDNTNFVSSLTFARDANGNVPQQTVYVRFVPGNNALTVNAIIRSSSAPAPNGDVSVTGISQPTIRLSQVLQAFPNNVVVGTTTDPKPIRLEGFLLGGNVDYHVPNDTSDPTRNPSGTPQFEFSLDNGATYITSTTVTPDATTGNFSQDLLVRFRPVRVGNAAQELEFRNPSFSNGQYFVLPSGNGRVSGFAIATEPSQQSTAIIYRNPGSTNATVQFRLANPDPGKAFGQNRLVIVTPYYDMLPVNLFPQDKQNFDPGTTDANGAYQFGTGTAIEAATNTYVVFSGASGSFTMTNLDPTATYKVYAFEYNNDGVLAAENYLVPNNQPLAPLPVELLSFTAQLRNKQVNLNWVTASEKNSRSFDVQRSSNGQTFTTVLTKAAQGNTSARTTYDAVDRQPLPGVSYYRLKQIDIDGKVAYSPTLSVQNDGAVDITIYPNPTAGKVTITLPAALAASAPRVRISDLMGRVVQEVSLPASGEIDLAGLPVGTYLLNVGGQQVRSRVVKY, from the coding sequence ATGAAACATCCTTACTCACCATTAACAAGTTGGCTGCGGTGGCTCTGCCTCTGCTTTCTACTGGCTATGCCCGGACTGGGCATGGCCCAGACAGTTACCCTTACACCAAATACTGCGGGTGACCCTCAGGATTTTGGATCCGTATCAATAGGCACGATGTCTACTTCTAAGGCTTATACCGTAAGCGGAAGTGGTGTACCGACAAACGGTAGTATCTCGGTTGGTATTCCTAATATGTTTGAAGGGAGTATAGACAATAATACGTTTAGTCCAAGTGCCATCGTATTGACACCGGATGCTGGCGGCAATGTTCCAAATACAGCAATTTACTTGCGCTTTAAACCGACAACGACTGGAGCCCAACCCCGTACTTTTCGTGCTAGTATATACGATATAAATGGAGACCTTGTGACCCGTACATCTGGTATTGCGCTCACAGGCACGGGCACACCCGGTTCCCCAACTATCACGGTGAACCCGAACGCGCTGCAAAGCTTCGGAAGTCAAGCAACCAATACGTCTTCCAGTGCAAAGACGGTGGCCGTAACGGGCTCGTCGCTCACGGCTGACATCACGGTAGCGGCCCCAGCCGGCTTTTTAGTGAGTAGCGATAACACTACTTACGCCACAACGGCGACACTGGCGCAAACCGGGGGCACCGTGAATGCTACGTTATATGTAAAATTCAGGCCCACCGCGGCAGGTGCCTATGCTAACGACATAACGTTGTCCAGCACAAATGCCACCAATCAAACCGTATCAGTGTCGGGCACGGGGGTATTGCCAACGCCGGTGCTGACCGTGTCGTCCACCACACTGAATGATTTCGGCTCAGTGGTGGTAGGCAACACTAGCGCTAATACTTACTCTTTCACCGTCAGTGGTCAAGATCTGCAGGGCAACTTGACCGTTACGCCCCCCACTGGGTTTCGTATCCGCACGGGGTCGAATGTATTTTCTACGAATGCTATTGTACTGACGCCAACCAGCGGAACTCTGGCAAACACATCGATTGATGTGCGCTTCACGCCCGTTGCTGTACAGGTGTACAATGCTGCTGTGGCCGTGGCTACCCCTAACGGCAGCGGCTCCGTGACTCAGAGTGTGGCAGTAAGCGGCACTGGTACGGCTGCCCCGGCCAGTGCAACCATTAACGTGACTCCAGGGGCAATTAACTTCGGAACCGTTACCAATAGCGGTAGCCCTAATACGCTAAGCTTTGAAGTGAGCGGTACAAACCTCACCAACGACATCGTACTCACGCCAAGTCAGACGACTATTTTATTTCGTAACGTAACGGCAGGTGGCTCCTTTTCGAGCGACCCCCTCACGCTGGTTAGCACCAGCGGTACGGTGGCCACGCAAACCATCGAAGTAAAACTGGTGCCAACCGTGCCGACGGGAAACTATACAGAAGTAATTAATTTGGTTAGTGGTACTACCGCTACGTCGTCGGTTTCCGTCATGGCGACTAACACGAGCGGCCGTATTTCTGATCTTTCGGTCAGCAATCCTAATAATTACAGCTTCACATTTGCCACCCGGCCTAATTCTATATCACTCTCGCAATCATTCCGCGTGTCGGGAACCAACTTGGTGCAAGACCTGACGGTGGCCCCCAGCGGTCCAGATGCGGGATACTTTCAAATATCAACCGATAACACCAATTTTGTCTCCTCGCTGACCTTTGCGCGCGACGCAAACGGAAACGTACCGCAGCAGACGGTTTACGTACGCTTTGTTCCGGGTAATAACGCCTTGACGGTGAACGCAATTATTCGTAGTTCGAGCGCTCCTGCCCCTAACGGCGACGTGTCGGTGACGGGTATTAGCCAGCCAACGATTCGCCTGAGCCAAGTGCTCCAAGCATTTCCCAACAACGTAGTAGTAGGTACCACGACGGATCCTAAACCGATACGCCTGGAAGGCTTCCTGCTGGGAGGTAACGTGGATTATCACGTTCCCAACGATACGTCTGATCCAACCCGCAACCCATCAGGAACGCCGCAGTTTGAGTTTTCGCTAGATAACGGTGCGACTTACATAACGTCGACCACGGTGACCCCGGATGCAACGACCGGCAACTTCTCCCAGGACTTGCTAGTGCGCTTCCGCCCAGTGCGGGTAGGCAACGCGGCTCAGGAGTTGGAATTTAGGAACCCGAGCTTCAGCAATGGGCAATACTTCGTGCTGCCTAGCGGCAACGGGCGAGTTTCAGGTTTTGCTATTGCCACTGAGCCGTCGCAGCAATCAACGGCCATTATTTATCGAAATCCGGGCAGTACAAATGCCACTGTTCAGTTTAGGTTGGCTAACCCGGACCCCGGAAAAGCTTTTGGCCAAAACCGCTTGGTAATTGTTACCCCGTATTATGACATGTTACCGGTTAACTTGTTTCCACAAGATAAGCAAAACTTCGACCCTGGCACTACTGATGCCAATGGTGCTTATCAGTTCGGTACGGGTACAGCCATTGAGGCAGCTACTAACACCTATGTAGTATTCAGCGGGGCATCGGGCAGCTTCACGATGACCAATTTGGACCCTACTGCTACGTATAAAGTCTACGCGTTTGAATACAACAACGACGGGGTACTAGCTGCTGAAAATTACCTGGTGCCCAACAACCAGCCCCTAGCGCCGCTGCCAGTAGAACTGTTATCGTTCACGGCGCAGCTTCGTAACAAGCAGGTGAACCTGAACTGGGTGACGGCCAGCGAGAAAAACAGCCGCAGCTTCGACGTGCAGCGCAGCTCGAATGGCCAGACGTTTACGACCGTGCTGACCAAGGCGGCGCAGGGCAACACCAGCGCCCGCACCACCTACGACGCCGTGGACCGCCAGCCGCTGCCAGGCGTGAGCTACTACCGCCTCAAGCAAATCGACATCGATGGCAAAGTGGCCTACTCGCCCACGTTGTCGGTGCAGAACGATGGCGCGGTGGACATCACTATCTACCCGAACCCAACCGCTGGCAAGGTGACCATTACCCTGCCCGCCGCTTTGGCCGCCAGCGCGCCCCGCGTGCGCATCAGCGACCTGATGGGCCGTGTAGTGCAGGAAGTAAGCCTGCCCGCTTCGGGTGAAATTGACCTGGCGGGTCTGCCCGTGGGCACCTACCTTCTTAACGTGGGCGGCCAGCAGGTGCGCAGCCGCGTAGTGAAGTACTAG
- a CDS encoding 4-hydroxy-3-methylbut-2-enyl diphosphate reductase codes for MPSLSLSVRIDPNSGFCFGVIYAIQMAEDLLDEQGYLYCLGDIVHNDEEVHRLQLRGLRIICHEQLAELRDEAVLIRAHGEPPSTYKLALENNLTLIDASCPVVLKLQNRIKTSFDKREQIFIYGKHGHAEVLGLLGQTGGRAVVFESLAELMTHELPSALTLYSQTTKSTASFYNIKSELESRGYQVNANDTICRQVSNRDKDLRRFAAQFDQIAFVSGTKSSNGKVLYQVCKDTNPRTHFISNVDDIDRAWFQPGQSVGICGATSTPMWLMEQVREALVGL; via the coding sequence ATGCCGTCCTTGTCGCTCAGTGTTCGCATCGACCCTAACTCCGGCTTCTGCTTTGGAGTCATCTACGCCATTCAAATGGCCGAAGACCTGCTCGACGAGCAAGGCTACTTGTACTGCCTAGGCGACATCGTGCACAACGACGAGGAAGTGCACCGCCTGCAACTGCGTGGCCTGCGCATCATCTGCCACGAGCAGTTAGCCGAGCTGCGCGACGAGGCCGTGCTCATCCGGGCCCACGGCGAGCCGCCGAGTACTTATAAGTTGGCCCTGGAAAATAACCTGACGCTGATTGACGCTAGTTGCCCGGTGGTGCTGAAGCTGCAAAACCGCATCAAAACCAGCTTCGACAAGCGCGAGCAAATCTTCATTTACGGTAAGCACGGCCACGCCGAGGTGCTCGGCTTGCTGGGCCAGACCGGCGGCCGGGCCGTGGTGTTTGAGAGCCTGGCCGAATTGATGACCCACGAGCTGCCCTCGGCACTAACGCTTTACAGCCAAACGACTAAGAGCACTGCGAGCTTCTATAACATTAAGAGTGAATTGGAAAGCCGGGGCTACCAGGTGAATGCCAACGATACCATTTGCCGGCAGGTGAGCAACCGCGACAAGGACTTACGCCGTTTCGCGGCGCAGTTCGACCAGATTGCCTTTGTGTCGGGCACCAAAAGCTCCAACGGCAAGGTGCTCTACCAAGTATGCAAGGATACTAACCCGCGTACCCACTTCATTTCCAACGTCGACGACATCGACCGCGCCTGGTTCCAGCCGGGGCAATCGGTGGGCATTTGCGGGGCTACCAGTACGCCCATGTGGCTGATGGAGCAAGTGCGTGAGGCCTTGGTGGGGTTGTAA
- a CDS encoding penicillin-binding protein, giving the protein MKGSVKKSIVTRVRLAFLGVAVFSGLILWKATRIQFQEGAKWRALEQERRISYQPVPATRGNIFSDNESIMATSLPFYRVAWDPAVVEEAVFQAGVDSLAWQLSHFFGDRTKQEYKQRLTNARRAKEPALRYIRLNSRQINFQEKKLLAQWPIFRAKRNRGGAIFEKVDKRFRPFGGLAQRTVGFVNEQQHGAGLEFTFGPSLAGKAGEALFERVPGGVKPLYDGTEIKPQPGYDIKTTLDINLQDVAENALYKSLVDNNAQYGCVILMEVATGEIKAVANLGRAADDTYKEDYNYAFADQGRTEPGSTFKLASMMALMEAFPDITLDDVVDTGPGRMAIGGAVKTDSHPNGRITVQQVFEKSSNIGVARLVQEHFAANPTQYTNYLKKFGLDKPLGFQMNGEALPYVKDPTDRSWSRTSLSTMSIGYELKLAPLQTLAFYNAVANNGTKVAPMIVKQIKQADQVVQEFAPRVLIPKICSDNTLRKLKAMLEGVVAEGTASRIRPKDYTIAGKTGTAWKFKNGHYTKTYSTSFCGYFPADKPKYSCIVVIDSPSRGRVYGGDVAAPVFREVADKCMARDLLSQRPLLAKARLNKSRVPLVRAGMQDELALVCQKLGLAGNTQATGGEEWVRGASDTAFHARTVALVVNPVRAGRVPNARGLSLRDALFLLENRGLHVRALGTGRVREQSLAAGAPYKRGDAINLTLVETGPRDDAPRALPAPEHTDLAENKLLTPADPEPIAAKVLPSKVKAVAPKVDAAKPKAEAKAKVETKTKAEAKAKADKSKTKSDLKAKPPKTRLAADKLRKSARNA; this is encoded by the coding sequence ATGAAAGGCAGCGTTAAAAAGTCGATTGTGACGCGGGTGCGGCTGGCCTTTTTGGGGGTGGCCGTCTTCTCGGGCCTCATCTTGTGGAAGGCCACGCGCATCCAGTTTCAGGAGGGCGCCAAGTGGCGGGCCCTGGAGCAGGAGCGGCGCATCAGCTACCAGCCGGTACCGGCTACGCGGGGCAATATCTTCTCCGACAACGAGAGCATTATGGCTACCTCGCTGCCCTTCTACCGAGTGGCCTGGGATCCAGCCGTGGTGGAAGAAGCTGTGTTTCAGGCCGGGGTCGATTCATTAGCCTGGCAGCTGTCGCACTTCTTCGGCGACCGCACCAAGCAGGAGTACAAGCAGCGCCTCACCAACGCCCGCCGCGCCAAGGAACCGGCCCTGCGCTACATCCGCCTGAACTCGCGCCAAATCAACTTTCAAGAGAAAAAGCTACTGGCCCAGTGGCCCATTTTCCGGGCGAAGCGCAACCGCGGCGGCGCCATTTTCGAGAAGGTGGACAAGCGGTTCCGGCCGTTTGGGGGCCTGGCGCAGCGCACGGTGGGCTTCGTGAACGAGCAGCAGCACGGCGCGGGCCTGGAGTTCACCTTCGGGCCCAGCCTGGCGGGTAAGGCCGGCGAGGCGCTGTTTGAGCGCGTACCGGGCGGCGTGAAACCGCTCTACGACGGCACCGAAATTAAGCCACAGCCGGGCTACGACATTAAAACCACGCTCGACATCAACTTGCAGGACGTGGCTGAAAACGCCCTCTACAAGTCGCTGGTGGACAACAACGCCCAGTACGGCTGCGTGATTCTGATGGAAGTGGCAACTGGTGAAATAAAGGCTGTGGCCAACCTGGGCCGCGCCGCCGACGACACCTATAAGGAAGACTACAACTATGCCTTCGCCGACCAGGGCCGCACCGAGCCGGGCTCGACGTTCAAGCTGGCCTCGATGATGGCGTTGATGGAGGCGTTTCCCGACATTACCCTCGACGACGTGGTGGACACGGGCCCCGGCCGCATGGCCATTGGCGGGGCCGTGAAGACCGACTCGCACCCCAACGGCCGCATCACGGTGCAGCAGGTGTTTGAGAAGTCAAGCAACATTGGGGTGGCGCGGCTGGTGCAGGAGCACTTCGCCGCCAACCCCACGCAGTACACCAACTACCTCAAGAAATTCGGGCTCGACAAGCCACTGGGCTTCCAGATGAACGGCGAGGCGCTGCCCTACGTGAAGGACCCCACCGACCGCAGTTGGAGCCGCACCTCGCTCTCAACCATGAGCATCGGCTACGAACTGAAGCTGGCCCCGCTGCAAACGCTGGCCTTCTACAACGCCGTGGCCAACAACGGCACGAAGGTGGCCCCCATGATTGTCAAGCAAATCAAGCAGGCCGACCAGGTGGTGCAGGAATTTGCGCCGCGGGTGCTGATCCCAAAAATTTGCTCCGACAACACGCTGCGCAAGCTGAAAGCCATGCTGGAAGGCGTGGTGGCCGAGGGCACCGCCAGCCGGATTCGGCCCAAGGACTACACCATCGCCGGCAAAACAGGTACGGCCTGGAAATTTAAAAACGGCCACTACACCAAAACGTACTCGACTAGCTTTTGCGGCTACTTCCCGGCTGACAAGCCCAAGTACAGCTGCATCGTGGTGATTGACTCGCCCAGCCGCGGCCGCGTGTACGGTGGCGACGTGGCCGCCCCGGTGTTCCGCGAAGTGGCCGATAAGTGCATGGCCCGCGACCTGCTCAGCCAGCGCCCGCTGCTGGCCAAGGCCCGCTTGAACAAGAGCCGTGTGCCGCTGGTGCGCGCCGGTATGCAAGACGAGTTGGCCCTAGTCTGCCAGAAGCTGGGCCTAGCCGGCAACACCCAGGCTACCGGCGGCGAGGAGTGGGTGCGGGGCGCATCTGATACAGCATTCCACGCCCGCACCGTAGCCTTGGTGGTGAACCCCGTGCGCGCCGGCCGCGTGCCCAACGCCCGGGGCCTGAGCCTGCGCGACGCGCTGTTTCTGCTCGAAAACCGGGGCCTGCACGTGCGGGCCCTGGGCACGGGCCGCGTCCGCGAGCAGAGCTTGGCCGCTGGGGCCCCCTACAAGCGCGGCGACGCCATCAACCTCACGTTGGTAGAGACAGGGCCCCGCGACGACGCTCCCCGCGCCTTGCCCGCGCCCGAGCACACCGACCTGGCAGAAAACAAGCTCCTGACCCCCGCCGACCCCGAACCGATAGCCGCCAAGGTTTTGCCCAGCAAAGTCAAAGCCGTAGCTCCCAAAGTGGACGCCGCCAAGCCCAAGGCGGAGGCAAAAGCCAAGGTGGAAACTAAGACCAAGGCGGAAGCAAAAGCCAAGGCTGATAAATCTAAGACGAAGTCCGACCTAAAAGCCAAGCCCCCCAAAACCCGCCTGGCCGCCGACAAACTCCGCAAATCGGCGCGCAACGCTTAA
- a CDS encoding carboxypeptidase-like regulatory domain-containing protein — MSGCPASAQGLVTGRVVDEKGQPVSYASVVLADGRTGTATNEVGEFGLRVPALPQQLVVLSIGYARAGALATQAGALPAAIVLKASAVELPEVTVRANAEAEDLVRRCYAKLLRHQADVQYGRGFYRQKTRENGHYREFFDAFYDVKLTPRDMPSWVLGEARYALVPGIMGMNNFSIYTRALPVFVVPGGASRTAMPLGPNAAERFHFVLRQTLRDQGRELAVVDFGPRVAGDPVASGTLYIDPRTAALFRYERELPTAGLFTSSNPAIQFGPCALRITTNFGALGDSLSRLASTQVVASVQMTVKGMPSETTTTSQFFLYEYGLPTPGQKYPDTAQEVKDLAEIKKRRYHPEFWRDNAVVKDSPVETQVIQDFEGRRVFGKL; from the coding sequence TTGTCCGGCTGCCCTGCTAGTGCCCAGGGGCTGGTAACGGGCCGGGTGGTGGACGAAAAGGGCCAGCCCGTGTCCTACGCCAGCGTGGTCCTAGCCGACGGCCGCACCGGCACCGCGACGAACGAGGTGGGCGAGTTTGGCCTGCGGGTGCCCGCGCTGCCGCAGCAGCTCGTGGTGCTCAGTATTGGCTACGCGCGCGCCGGGGCCCTGGCTACGCAGGCTGGGGCCCTGCCAGCGGCCATTGTGCTCAAAGCCAGTGCCGTGGAGCTGCCCGAAGTGACGGTGCGGGCCAATGCCGAGGCCGAAGATCTGGTGCGCCGCTGCTACGCCAAGCTGCTGCGCCACCAGGCCGACGTGCAGTACGGCCGGGGCTTCTACCGCCAGAAAACTCGCGAGAACGGCCATTACCGCGAGTTCTTCGATGCATTTTACGACGTGAAGCTCACGCCGCGCGACATGCCCAGCTGGGTGCTGGGCGAGGCGCGCTACGCCTTGGTGCCGGGCATCATGGGCATGAACAACTTCTCCATCTACACACGGGCGCTGCCCGTTTTCGTAGTGCCCGGCGGGGCCAGCCGCACAGCGATGCCCCTGGGGCCCAACGCCGCCGAGCGTTTCCATTTTGTGCTGCGCCAAACCTTACGCGACCAAGGCCGCGAACTGGCCGTGGTTGACTTTGGGCCCCGCGTGGCCGGCGACCCGGTGGCCAGCGGTACCCTCTACATTGATCCGCGCACGGCCGCGCTGTTCCGCTACGAGCGGGAATTGCCCACGGCCGGCCTGTTCACTTCCAGCAACCCCGCCATCCAGTTTGGGCCCTGCGCGCTGCGCATCACCACCAATTTTGGGGCCCTGGGCGATTCGCTCAGCCGCTTGGCCAGCACGCAGGTGGTAGCCAGCGTCCAGATGACGGTGAAGGGTATGCCATCGGAAACGACGACAACATCCCAATTCTTCCTCTACGAATACGGCCTGCCGACGCCTGGCCAGAAGTACCCCGATACCGCGCAGGAGGTGAAAGATTTGGCAGAAATTAAGAAGCGCCGCTACCACCCTGAGTTCTGGCGCGACAACGCAGTGGTGAAGGACAGCCCGGTGGAAACCCAGGTAATCCAGGATTTCGAGGGCCGTCGGGTCTTTGGGAAATTATAG